One Sporichthyaceae bacterium genomic region harbors:
- a CDS encoding nitroreductase family deazaflavin-dependent oxidoreductase — protein MTTQVTDSPTSWVKEHIDEYVASGGAEGHIWNGAPTLLLTTTGRRSGEPRRTALIYGRFGKDYVVVASYGGSPKHPMWYLNLEARPRVTVQVEDEVFDAVARDATAEEREQLWPEMAKVWPDYDNYQTKTSRVIPVVILTRV, from the coding sequence GTGACCACGCAGGTGACCGACAGCCCGACCAGTTGGGTCAAGGAGCACATAGACGAATACGTGGCCAGCGGGGGTGCCGAGGGGCACATCTGGAATGGCGCGCCGACCCTGCTGTTGACCACCACCGGTCGGCGCAGCGGTGAGCCGCGCCGGACCGCGCTGATCTACGGCCGGTTCGGCAAGGACTACGTGGTCGTGGCCTCCTACGGCGGGTCGCCGAAGCACCCGATGTGGTACCTGAACCTGGAGGCCCGCCCACGGGTGACCGTGCAGGTCGAGGACGAGGTCTTCGACGCGGTGGCCCGGGACGCCACCGCCGAGGAGCGCGAGCAGCTGTGGCCGGAGATGGCCAAGGTCTGGCCGGACTACGACAATTACCAGACGAAGACCAGCCGGGTGATCCCGGTGGTCATCCTCACGCGGGTTTGA